In a genomic window of Thalassotalea piscium:
- the ruvX gene encoding Holliday junction resolvase RuvX: MTSSTSNEGKRTIIGFDFGKKFIGLALGQELTGSARPLGAVKAKDGIPQWPDIAKFVNEWQPDFFVVGLPLNMDGSEQQLTLDAKKFGNRLSNQFAKQVIFQDERLTTADAKERLFAHGGFKNLQKDNIDALSAALIIESYFEAQYNS, from the coding sequence ATGACAAGTAGCACAAGCAACGAAGGCAAACGCACCATTATTGGTTTTGACTTTGGCAAAAAATTTATTGGTCTTGCACTTGGTCAAGAGTTAACGGGTAGTGCAAGACCACTTGGTGCGGTTAAAGCAAAAGACGGTATTCCCCAATGGCCAGACATCGCCAAGTTTGTTAATGAGTGGCAGCCCGACTTTTTTGTTGTGGGGTTACCGCTTAATATGGACGGAAGTGAACAACAGTTAACATTAGATGCCAAAAAGTTCGGTAATCGTTTGTCTAATCAATTTGCAAAACAGGTTATCTTTCAAGACGAACGTTTGACTACAGCAGACGCAAAAGAGCGCTTATTTGCTCATGGTGGCTTTAAGAATTTACAAAAAGATAATATCGATGCTTTGTCAGCAGCACTGATCATCGAAAGTTATTTTGAAGCTCAATACAATTCGTAA
- a CDS encoding YqgE/AlgH family protein, which yields MDSLENHLLIAMPSLGESFFGKTVTYICEHNKEGAMGLIINLPVNVTLNELLSQLDSKKQNLPALEQMVLSGGPVSPDRGFVLHSPQDCWSSSLALSDEVMITTSKDILMALGTEISPPNYLVALGYAGWGPGQLEQEIHENSWLTTPATSDILFNTPIENRWQKAAQQLGIDVAHLSSEIGHA from the coding sequence GTGGACAGTTTAGAGAATCATTTACTCATTGCTATGCCAAGTTTAGGCGAGTCGTTTTTTGGTAAAACAGTAACCTATATCTGTGAGCACAATAAAGAAGGTGCTATGGGGCTTATTATCAACTTACCCGTTAATGTGACTCTAAATGAACTGTTATCCCAGTTAGACAGTAAAAAGCAGAATCTACCAGCTCTAGAGCAAATGGTGTTAAGCGGTGGGCCTGTTTCTCCTGATAGAGGTTTTGTTTTACATAGTCCTCAAGACTGTTGGAGTAGTTCATTAGCGCTAAGTGATGAGGTAATGATAACAACCTCAAAAGATATTTTAATGGCATTAGGTACTGAAATTTCACCACCCAATTACTTAGTCGCGCTGGGTTACGCTGGTTGGGGGCCTGGCCAGCTTGAGCAAGAAATTCATGAAAACTCATGGCTAACAACGCCCGCTACTAGCGATATTTTATTTAACACTCCTATAGAAAATCGCTGGCAAAAGGCAGCGCAACAGCTCGGGATTGATGTTGCTCACTTATCATCTGAAATAGGTCATGCTTAA
- the gshB gene encoding glutathione synthase, which yields MTIKLGIVMDPISEVNVRKDSSMAMMFEAQKRGYQLYYIEMKGLYLTQGQCRASTKQVKVYDDPEHWYDLGEAEDIALESLDAVLMRKDPPFDTEYIYATYMLERAELAGTLIVNKPQSLRDCNEKLFTAWFPELTPKTLVTRNNDLIRQFYQDNKDVIIKPLDGMGGSSIFRVKENDPNVGVILETLTAHGSQYAMVQEFIPDISNGDKRILIVNGEPMPYCLARIPAKGETRGNLAAGGRGEARPLSATDKLIADTIAPELKKRGLFFVGLDVIGDKVTEINVTSPTCIREIEAAYPINISGKLMDAIEAHLVK from the coding sequence ATGACAATTAAGCTTGGCATAGTGATGGATCCCATCTCAGAAGTTAACGTTCGTAAAGACTCATCAATGGCAATGATGTTTGAAGCCCAAAAGCGTGGTTATCAGCTTTATTACATTGAAATGAAAGGTTTATATTTAACCCAAGGGCAATGTAGAGCCAGCACAAAGCAAGTTAAAGTATATGACGACCCTGAACATTGGTATGACCTAGGTGAAGCCGAAGATATTGCTTTAGAGTCTTTAGATGCTGTTTTAATGCGTAAAGATCCTCCTTTTGATACCGAATATATATACGCCACTTATATGTTAGAGCGTGCTGAATTAGCGGGTACATTAATTGTTAACAAACCACAAAGTTTACGAGACTGTAATGAAAAGCTATTTACTGCTTGGTTTCCTGAGTTAACACCAAAAACATTAGTTACGCGCAACAATGATCTTATTCGTCAATTTTATCAAGACAACAAAGACGTGATCATTAAACCGCTTGACGGTATGGGCGGTTCTTCTATATTTCGCGTAAAAGAAAACGATCCTAACGTGGGGGTTATTCTAGAAACATTAACCGCACATGGTAGCCAGTATGCAATGGTGCAAGAGTTTATTCCTGATATTAGCAATGGCGATAAGCGCATTTTAATTGTAAATGGCGAACCTATGCCTTATTGCTTAGCTCGTATTCCGGCTAAAGGTGAAACCCGAGGAAACTTAGCTGCAGGCGGTAGAGGTGAAGCTCGTCCATTGTCTGCAACAGATAAATTAATTGCTGACACCATAGCGCCAGAATTGAAAAAACGTGGACTATTTTTTGTTGGTTTAGATGTTATCGGCGACAAAGTAACTGAGATCAACGTTACCAGCCCTACATGCATAAGAGAAATTGAAGCTGCATATCCGATAAACATCAGTGGTAAACTAATGGATGCTATTGAGGCACATTTAGTTAAATAA